GATAACCAGAACCAGCACAGACACTGTCACGGGAGAAACTGAATACATACAAAGGTACATTTCTGCCATCACAGGTGAGGTCTGCTCCTCTTCTATCACTATCTCACTAGTGACACAGAGGACCATTTCAGCACCAATTAGGTTATTCCTGTCCCACTGCCTCCGCTGTACCTTTTAAGGATAGCACTGAAACAGTTTGAAACACAGGATTCTTAAAAAACAACCCTGCAGTTTACGGAACAAAAGATGTTCCATATGATTCTACacaatgctttttcacaatggattTTGAGTGGTAAACTTTTAATAGTTCCCATGCTGGTCTGCACACCAAAGGGTGAACCCTGGCTCTCACACAAAGTGTAAACAGGCTAACGCCATGCAAGTAACAAGTAAAACAGGAAGAGAAAACTCTTCATTTGATGTGTCTGTGCTCATTATTAGTACATAAAATGTCTTGGTTCAGCCTATACGACAGTGAGGAtctttaaaaatgaaacaaaacaccATCTCGGTCTAGTTCTTTAACTTTTTACCTCTTCACAAAGCTGCTCTAGATTTTAGTTTCCTATTAGTTGGCACTAAGCAGCACTTCTCCAAAGTATGCTGCCATATCTGATCCCCCTGGCCcttcccatatatatatttaattacataGTTCAATTTCTCCATATACTCTTCAATACAATCATATAAATTAATCTATGGGAATATTTTACATAGCAGCATCTCAAATCCATTGTTTACCATAAAGACATTCATTTCCTTAATGAAgtctcctctttttttctctgtGAGTTTTGTCAATCTAGCTTTCTAAAACTAACCAATCactaagattataaaaaaaaaaaaaaaatacttaaaattaCATTCATACATTGAGTAGGAAAAATGTAGAAATATGTCAAACTTATTAGTTATGCTCAACGTTCTCTGTGTGTCCTGTGTTAAGGATTCCTCCACTTTTTAAAAGAATGAAATATAAAGGATAATGGCAGGTAAGGTCTCTTCCAATTTGGGCACAAGCCGCAAAAAAAGTAAGGAATTCTTGACCCATAAAAAAGTTCTGGAAATGTTTTTGCATGCCAGAGTACTACCAATGCGAGGGAATTGTCTTAGTTTTGATTGCTTGAGACCGAATACATGAAATGTGCATCACAAAAAAAGTAGGAATTGAGtacacagaaacaaagtaatAATAGATCTGTTGAAACTCTTTCTTTGGCCCAACgttgcagatatttttttttttcacatgtggCAGACTATTCACTGTACAACTTTGTGGAAGGAACTCATTTTGAGCATGCATGTGGATCTTTTCCTTCCTGTAACAATGTTACGTTCTTGATATGGATTTGTGCACGTCAAATTCATCCATATATCTTCaaagtttttcttctttaatagTAACTAGATTTTGTGGTTCACTTTTTGCAACACCTGCATTAGTTAATGGATCCCCCCTCCGGTGTATTTTCTGGTGCTTAATAAGCGTTGAGCAGTCGGTAAAACTCCGTCCACAATCATTACATGTATAAGGTTTCTCACCAGTATGGATTCTCTGATGTTTTACCAATGTTGAGCTGTCAGTAAAACACTTCCCACACTCTTTACAGGAATATGGCCGCTCGCCTGTGTGTATTCTTTGGTGTTTAATAAGAGTTGAGTTGTCTATAAAACTTTTCCCACAGTAGTTACACACAAAAGGTCTCTCGCCTGTATGAATTCTCTGGTGCTTGACTAGAGTGGAACTATCGGTGAAACTTTTTCCACATACTGTGCATGGAAATGGTTTCTCTCCAGTGTGAAATCGTTGGTGGACCACAAGATGTGAATTACATGAAAAGCATTTCCCACACTCTTTACACAtgtatggtttctctcctgtatgaGTTCTTTGATGCTTGACCAGAGTAGATCTTGCAGCAAAGTTTCTACCACACAAAATACAAGCAAATGGTTTCTCCCCTGTATGGGTCCTCTGGTGTTTAACAAGAGATGAACTATCAATAAAGCTTTTACCACACTGTGAACAACTAAATGGCTTTTCACCAGTGTGAGTCCTCTGATGTTTAACCATAGCACTCTTCTTTGTATACCTGTTCCCACATGTAATACAGACAAATGGTTTTTCTCCAGTGTGTACTCGCTGATGTATAACAAGTGTTGAGCTATCCGTGAAAGTCTTTCCACACTCATGGCAGCCAAATGGCCGTTCTCCAGTGTGGCTCCTCTGATGTACAATAAGGTGTGAGTTGCATGAATAGGATTTGCCGCATTCATTGCATACATATGGCTTCTCCCCTGTGTGGCTTCTCATGTGGACAACCAGTGTGGAGTTCTCTGTGAACCTTTTCCCACATTCCGTGCATTCAAAGGacttttctcctgtgtgaatcctttgatGTTTAACAAGATTAGAACGGTCTGTGAAACTCTTTCCACATTCTATACAAGTAAATGACTTCTCTCGAGTGTGTATCCGGTGATGTTTCACTAAGTTTGATCTGTCTGTGAAGCACTttccacacacagtacattcaaaaGGCTTTTCCCCTGTGTGGATCCTCTCATGTTTCACTAGAGATGGTCGGTCAGTAAAACTCTTACCACAATAGGAGCAGGAGAACGGTCTCTCTCCTGCATGAATTCTCTGGTGAATAACCAAGTGTGAGTTGTATGAAAAGGTCTTTCCACATACTTTACAAGAGTGGGGTTTGTATCCTGTGTGTGTTTTCTGGTGTTTGGCAAAAAGATTGCTATCGGTAAAACTTTTACCACAATCAATACACAAATAGGTTGTCATTTCTGATATTTCCCCTGTTTTTGGATCAATAGAGTTAAAAACACTATAGCTATCTATGCCCATCCTTCTGTAGGTTAGATCAGTGGGGTGCTGCAAATTGAACACATAGTTTCCAGTTAGGTTTTGTTCGTGGGAGTCAAGTTCCTGACCGTCTTCTTCTACAGTTAAAATCATGGCGCTGGGAGGAGTACAAGGCTCACCCTTTTCATTGATCATCACAAAATCTATACAAAAgtagaacagaaaaaaatacactATAGTTAATTACATCAGGTGACACCTCCTCCCCTAAGGGAAGATTATGATAAGCTTAATTATTAAAATAGGATTTGATTATTACAAAGTAAACATTGAATTTGCCCTGGAGAAGAACAGAGGAGGTGTTTACCAAAGTTTCGGTTCTAGGTGTTctgtgtcacgaacgcaccctacctGCCACCACCAAAACAATTTATAAATGCCTTGGTCTCCCAGGtaaattagacaaaaaaaaaccccacaaaatatAATTTAGCACAATTTAGCTATCCAGGGATAAATCTGAGAAAGTCACCTGAGGACAGAAACTCCAGCCAATACAAAATGATTATTCATCTGTGGGTaattattaatgtttcttttggatatgatactggaacacaatggTTCTCTTGAATGCTAATTTCCATTAACATTATCAAAGAAGAAATCTAGACCTATGGCAAATTAGAGAGTTATATTGAAGGAGACTTTTTGGTGTTTTCCAAAAACCACAGTATTCCCCGACACCCAAAGCAGggggaagttaaaaaaaaacagaaaccttCTACTATAACTATAAGTATTAtggtgacttaaagggacactatagtcactagaacaactacagcttattgcatttgttctggtgagtataatcattctctttattgggcagactagatgggctgaatggttcttatctgccatcacattctatgtttcaagcGCTTTGCTgtgaacactgtattttcagagaaaatgcagtgtttccatTACATCCTAGATTtatcttcactggccactcctcagatggctgctagaggtgcttccatgggcagtgatgcacagtgtgcagtactgccattcagtgtctccaccctctgcatacaaACACGGAACTTTCCTCaataattaaatgcatctctatgaggagatgctgatttgccagggcttTATTTGAcccgtgctggctctgcccatgatctgcctccttaacagtctcaaccaatcctatggggaagcattgtgattggcttagaccaccacttttgatgatgtcagcatacAGCAGGCAGTTTAAGAGGCATATCAGGGCTAGCAGCTGCAGACAAGaatgcaagtaagattttactatatttagggatgcaagagggggccaagggggctagatggtggttttaacattttggggtcagtaatacatgtttgtgttcctgaccctatagtgctcctttaaacagaCACTCAAAGCTAGAGTTCATCCAAAACCACCACCAAACAAATGCATTAAAGAAAGCATACGTGAAAAACAAGACAAGTCCTTGAGAAGTTCCAAGGCTTACAGTTTCCGCATCCTATTCTATTTCATATCATACTCTTAACACTACCAAAACCCATTTAGAGTGTACAAAAAGGCCTGCTGGTTTATTTGTGAAAATAGCATGTAATTGAGCATAAGTGCAAAACAGCATTTTAACTTGTTTTACTATAAATATGTAACTTTGCATGTTCTCAGAGTATCCATTTTTGTGAACATGGTGGAACACATAGTGATAAATAAAGAGGAAACACAAGCAATAACCCACAAGATTTGCTCCCATCTTACTGGAGCTCCCTCGACAACAAAGTATTACTGTGTTAAAGAGTGAACTGATTAACGCATGTgtacaaatataatttttttaccttttttattgcATTCTTGTTCTTTTTTTGAAATGGTATggttttcttccaaacaactgtgTTTAGTCTCTGAGAAATCTTCACCTTCATAATACATAACTGGAATCTAAAGAAAGAGAATTAGAGATTATGAACTGTAAGCTATCTAggttactttttattttgtttgttttttcccaaaGATTTTTCTCATACAGTAAATCTAAAAAACTATAATTCAAAGGAACACTACAACTGGTTATGATGACAGAACTGCCCTGGCCCCTCCTACTCACTACCCAAGCCAAAGAGCCTGCAGTGCAGGGCTCAGCTTAAGAGAGATAATGGAAGCTCTCTGGCTGAGGTAGTGGAGGTGAGAAGTGGCGCTGTGCGGATCCCAGGTAAGatctcaaaccattctaaaacagtttgactacttatactGGGGGGTCCACTtctgacacaataaccactacagcatgctgtagtggttatgctgcatGGAATGTTCATTATTGATGAAAACAACTAAGTCATAGTGAAAAATATGAGAGTGAaagtttaaacctttttttaaaaaggcaGCTGCCACATCTATTTAATTTACACACATGGCAAATTACACCGCAATGCAGTTCAGACAAAACAAACCCACGGCAAACATCACAAATGAAAAGGAGAACAATGTTTCATTTTTTCCTGTGTGCCTTCTCTATGCAaaccttataacaatgattgacagggagcttagATGGTTGCAtcaagttgcaggataaagaggtgtgaatGTCTACACTTATTTGATCATTAGCTATTAATGGACTATAAAACTCTTCTAATCTCTGCCAGCAGAAGAAAACAAAAGTATTACTAAGCTTGCTACACTATTACAATAAATCCCCACCTTGCAATAATGCAGTAGTGCCATAAAGCTGAGAATTAGCCTGGCTATTCATAGATCTCCCCTAACTAGTCACTATGGGCCCAAGGAAGCAGGCTGCCTCTATCTGCTGCAATGGAAGGATGTAACATCATTGCATTTCCTCCCAGAACTGTCAGTCAGGGTGAACAGATAAGCAGTGGAGAGCAAGGAAATGCCAAAAGATGTCTCTGCTATCACTGCCTAGCCACTAACCAGTGAACAGCACTTCCCAATCTCCAACTTCTCCTCATGCTGACAGAGGTGATCaacagagagaggagaggggaactaaaataatattaaaatgtattctgTAATATTCTCAGTATGTTAGTTTGACCGCTTAGTGATAGTTATTAAATACCGGTTAATTAGGCATGTGTATGTAAGTATCCATGACTAGTCATGTACATGTGTTTTTGTGAGTGCCTAATTGTGTTTATAAAAAGGTTTCCTTACCCGAAACATACAAAGTCACTGTTATGTGAGCACAAGATACCGGTTTactcagtaaagtaaaacttacAGCGTATAATTAACCCCTACCATCCCATACATCAACTACACTGGTACCATACCACCCAAAATTCCAACTCCCAGTATATAATCTAGTCAGTATTTTCCTTAATTTGCAGATATAGTAAGCATGAATAAAGCTTACCTCATTATTACAATCCAGAGTTTGCTTGTTATTTAATCTGTGCTCCTCAATAAAACTAGATTCACAATCAGACATTTTGAAATGACGTAGGAACCAGTTCAGAAGGGGAGGATTATAAACAAGCTGCaaagaaaggaatagaaattatTAAAGCCAAGCAAGAAAATCAGAAATAAGGCGGTATTACATTGACTTTTCAACATACTGTATTTTAATACCTAATGGACATGTAATGCAACAATTCCCAGTGAATTTGCTGGTAGTTTGCAAAGATATCTTCTGCTTAGTTAATCTTACATTTAATGCAAGAATATTAGGATGGGAGACAAGGCAGGCAAGTCTATAAACTTCCTTTCTCTTCTTTTCCAACAGTATTGTCAatgtgtgggtgtagtgtgtttctTGCTGTTTGTGTCTAGCAGTGTGATTTACTGTGTGTAGcaatgtgtaactgtgtgcccTGGCTTAGTGCATTATAGGGAAGCCTGGCAGTGTGCACGGCAGCAAGGTTTATTAAGTAAATAGTGTATGtctagatgtgtgtgtgtctgacagtgtgttttGGTGACTGGGTGAGTATCCCATGAGTGTGGCTAGGAtgtatttctgtgtctgtcattgtcTTTGAACCTTTGTTGGAGACACATACGCAAAAGTGCACATGAATTCAACATACATACAAAACTACACAAAGCCCATACACACAGCTTCTCAAACAGCCAACACAAATGCATTATTAATAACTCACAGAAGCCCACAAGCAGCTTCCCACAACACAATACCCCAAGTAGCCcccaacatatatatacacacacacaaacacacaccacgaACACAATCCTACAAGCAGTCCACATTCAAACACGATGTACAGCccaaatgtatgtataaatacataacacataata
This Pelobates fuscus isolate aPelFus1 chromosome 3, aPelFus1.pri, whole genome shotgun sequence DNA region includes the following protein-coding sequences:
- the LOC134602940 gene encoding oocyte zinc finger protein XlCOF6-like, producing the protein MSDCESSFIEEHRLNNKQTLDCNNEIPVMYYEGEDFSETKHSCLEENHTISKKEQECNKKDFVMINEKGEPCTPPSAMILTVEEDGQELDSHEQNLTGNYVFNLQHPTDLTYRRMGIDSYSVFNSIDPKTGEISEMTTYLCIDCGKSFTDSNLFAKHQKTHTGYKPHSCKVCGKTFSYNSHLVIHQRIHAGERPFSCSYCGKSFTDRPSLVKHERIHTGEKPFECTVCGKCFTDRSNLVKHHRIHTREKSFTCIECGKSFTDRSNLVKHQRIHTGEKSFECTECGKRFTENSTLVVHMRSHTGEKPYVCNECGKSYSCNSHLIVHQRSHTGERPFGCHECGKTFTDSSTLVIHQRVHTGEKPFVCITCGNRYTKKSAMVKHQRTHTGEKPFSCSQCGKSFIDSSSLVKHQRTHTGEKPFACILCGRNFAARSTLVKHQRTHTGEKPYMCKECGKCFSCNSHLVVHQRFHTGEKPFPCTVCGKSFTDSSTLVKHQRIHTGERPFVCNYCGKSFIDNSTLIKHQRIHTGERPYSCKECGKCFTDSSTLVKHQRIHTGEKPYTCNDCGRSFTDCSTLIKHQKIHRRGDPLTNAGVAKSEPQNLVTIKEEKL